CAAAGAACTTAATTTAATATCTTTATTAACCCAGATGGAAATCCTCTTAAGCATAAGCCTACTATCTTCCCAATTCCTCTTTCCAAATAACTTTAGAACTTCAACAGCTCTAGCTGTCTGAATTAAGCACTCCTATTTTTATATCTACGTGAATCTTGCCCGTTCATTCCACCCTTAAAAAGCCTGGATTTTCTGGCTAAAATGATAAAGGTTATGAAAAACTTGAGGGAAGCTTGGAGCGGGTAAGCTAGATTTCTTCCATATCCTCAAGATTAATGAGGTCTTCAAGTTCCAGTATGGTTCCTTCCTCATCTGAGAATTGCTCCATGTCGTCTAAATCCTCGATACCTAGGCTCATTGCACGACCTCAACCTCCTCTTTGGCTTCTTCACGCATCTTTTTCGGAACTTTTTCCACTATCAGCCGCCTTGCACTGATTCGCACGAGGACTTCCTCTTCTTCTTTGAAGGGAAAAGTTGAGTCATCGGTAAGTTTAGTTGGTAGATAGATTCGAGGGGAACGGTAGATAGCTCCACTTTTTCCCTTTTTCTTGGCTACGCTATATTTCGTAAGCACTCTGTCAACCACTTACATCACCACTTTAGGTATCAAATTGATATCTTTTTACTTTTCCAATTTATTATGAATAAAGTATAAAAAAATCATTACCTTTTTCATTTAAAAATTAATATATAAAAACGTAGTATTTTTCTTTAAAAATTAATAACGAAAGTAGAAAACCGTTTCCCTACGTAGAAAAAAGCATGATAGTTGGTTTTTCTCGTTTATAAAGGGTTTATCTTGCTCTTTGAGTTTAAAGTATACGATGATCTTTTCTTACGAGTCACGTGTAACACAAGAGTAAGTGCTATACAAAATAGATTGATTGGAATCCAGAACCAAACATAAGATGGATTGTTTAGAAAAAGCTGTATCCTTAGTGGGTAGGCAGAGATTAAGTAGTATCTTACCTGCGAGGTTGCATTTGGAAAGTTCCAAAGTTTAACGAAGATTGAATTCGAGAGGTAGACATCGTGACCAGTTGGAATCCATTTCTTTATCCACCATGTTGGGGTGTTTGGCGGCCAAGGCTCCCAAG
This genomic interval from Candidatus Bathyarchaeota archaeon contains the following:
- a CDS encoding C39 family peptidase, coding for ESISTIFESYGLRTTERYGGNFDAALQSLKKELASGNPVIVAVWANTTSFEDLLRSKIITRDAYQKLFHGHAVVVIGYNSTGIFANNPWEPWPPNTPTWWIKKWIPTGHDVYLSNSIFVKLWNFPNATSQVRYYLISAYPLRIQLFLNNPSYVWFWIPINLFCIALTLVLHVTRKKRSSYTLNSKSKINPL